CCACGCCCCACCCGCGACGGACCGCGTGGCGCGACCGCGCCGGGCTCACCGGATTCCACCGGATCCTCGGGGTCGCCCTGCGGACCGGTCTCCTCGGCTCCGCTGTCGGCCGCCGTCGAATCCTCATCCTTGTCTTCGGGGTTCAACGAATCGTCGTCCGTGTCGATGGGGTTCAGCCGGCTGGTGCCAGCATCTCCTTCCATCCGTCGTCTCCTGTTCTGGCCGAGTTCTCGACGGAGTATTTAACTCCGTCTGGCCCCACCAGTTCACCGCTTTGGGGACTGTAGACCGCCGTGGGAGGCCCGCTGGGGGTGTAGACACACGGGTTCGGTTGCTGGCCGTTGCACTGCACCGTACCCGACCCCGGCCGCGACAACGGATCGCTGGTCGGCGGGGGCGTTCCCGCCACCCGGTCCGACGGCGCGGGGTTGAGCCCGTTGTTGATCGACGGCGCCGGGATCACCATGCCGGGCTTGACGGGCTGGTCACAGCGCGCGGACGGCGCCGGGCAGGTGAGGGTCTGGTTGGGGTCGCCGTACCAGGGGTTGGTGCCCGCCGGGACGTACGGTTTGGGGTCGCGGCATTCCCGCGGGGTGGCCGCCCGTTTGCCCGGGATGTCGGTGCAGGGGATGTTGCGCGACCCACGCACGCTGTTGGCCGGGGTCTCCATCGGGATCTTGCAGTAGGTGCCCGTCGGCAACGGCTGCATGCTGGTGTCCGCCGGGGACCGCCACTCCGACGCCGGGATGAACCCGGTGAGGCACGGCGGCGGCTGGTTGATCGACAGCGCCAGATCGAGCGCGGCCATGTTCGGGAACGGCGCGGCCACGGTCTGTGCGATCGATGCGCCCTGCGGAAGAAACACCAGGACCTGCTCGACGCCGGTGTGGTAGCGCTTGAGCAGGTCGAAGACGACCTCGAGATTGGCCAGCGTCTGCGGCAGCGAATCCCGAACACCGCTGAAGACGCTTTCGACCTGATCGGCCGTCGGGGCCGCCTGGCGCAGCAGGCTTTTCAGGTGCGGGTCCTGCTGTGCGGACTGGGCGGCCAGCCTGTTCAGGTTGCGCGCCCAGCGCTCGATGTTGTCACCCGATTTGACCTGGCTGTCCAGCACCGGGCCGGAGTTCTCGATGATGTCGTTGACGTCGGTGATCTGTGTTTTGAAATCGCCCACGATCGCCTGGGTCGCGTCGACCAAGCGCTGCAGGGCGGGCCCCAGCCCGCCGACGGACTGCGCCGTCTCGTCGAGGAGCTGGCCGATCTTCTCCTTGGGCAGCACCGACAGGCCGCGGTTCGCCGTGTCCAGGGCCGGCCCGATCTCCGCGGGCACCGTGCCCTTGGTGATGGTCTGCCCGTCCGCCAGGTATTTGCCGGGGTTTCCGGTCGACACCAGGTCCAGGTATTGCTCACCGACGGCCGAGACCGAATGCACGTCGGCCGTCGCGTCGACCGGGATCTTGTAATGGCTGTCGATGCTCATGGTGGCCTCGGCGCCGTGCTCGGTCGGCTCGACATCCGTGACCTTGCCGATGGTGATGCCCCGGTAGGTGACGTTGGCCGTCGGGTACAGCCCGCCCGAAGCGGGCAGCTCGGCCTTCAGGGTGTAGCGACCGATCCCCACCAGGCTCGGGATCTGCAGGTAGTACACCCCGAGCACGAGCAGCGAGACGACGGTCAGGATGCCGAACGCGATCAGCTGGCGTCGGATGAAGGGAGTCAGCAATTCCTGTCCCCCCTTTCCACCAGCGGTCCGCCCGGAGCGTCATTCGGGTTCGGTGTGTAGCGCACGTCCGGGATCATCGTCTCGGGATCGCGCCCGAACGACTGCTCGAGTGCCCGCAGCGCTC
The sequence above is drawn from the Mycobacterium marseillense genome and encodes:
- a CDS encoding virulence factor Mce family protein; this encodes MLTPFIRRQLIAFGILTVVSLLVLGVYYLQIPSLVGIGRYTLKAELPASGGLYPTANVTYRGITIGKVTDVEPTEHGAEATMSIDSHYKIPVDATADVHSVSAVGEQYLDLVSTGNPGKYLADGQTITKGTVPAEIGPALDTANRGLSVLPKEKIGQLLDETAQSVGGLGPALQRLVDATQAIVGDFKTQITDVNDIIENSGPVLDSQVKSGDNIERWARNLNRLAAQSAQQDPHLKSLLRQAAPTADQVESVFSGVRDSLPQTLANLEVVFDLLKRYHTGVEQVLVFLPQGASIAQTVAAPFPNMAALDLALSINQPPPCLTGFIPASEWRSPADTSMQPLPTGTYCKIPMETPANSVRGSRNIPCTDIPGKRAATPRECRDPKPYVPAGTNPWYGDPNQTLTCPAPSARCDQPVKPGMVIPAPSINNGLNPAPSDRVAGTPPPTSDPLSRPGSGTVQCNGQQPNPCVYTPSGPPTAVYSPQSGELVGPDGVKYSVENSARTGDDGWKEMLAPAG